In the genome of Vicia villosa cultivar HV-30 ecotype Madison, WI unplaced genomic scaffold, Vvil1.0 ctg.002711F_1_1, whole genome shotgun sequence, one region contains:
- the LOC131639624 gene encoding GDSL esterase/lipase At5g37690-like codes for MLKTFKMSIILRLVLVACIFSLTEIAFADKIVTYIFGDSLTDVGNNNYLQYSLAKSNYPWYGVDYSGGQATGRFTNGRTIGDIISSKLGIPSPPAYLSVAQNVDDLLKGVNYASGGAGILNDTGLYFIQKLSFDDQINSFKKTKDAIITKLGEASANKHFNEAMYFVGIGSNDYVNNFLQPFMADGQQYTHDEFIELLISTLDQQFKRLYQLGAQKMVFHGLGPLGCIPSQRVKSKRGQCLKQVNEWIQQFNSKVQNLINKLNHDLPYAKLVFADTYPLVLDLIDNPSTYGFKVSNTSCCNVDTSIGGLCLPNSKLCKNRNEYVFWDAFHPSDAANVILAEKFFSSIFAPAPSAAPSPSPSP; via the exons ATGCTGAAAACATTCAAAATGTCAATAATACTAAGGCTTGTTTTGGTTGCATGTATCTTTTCACTAACTGAAATTGCTTTTGCAGATAAGATTGTTACCTATATATTTGGTGATTCTTTGACAGATGTTGGCAACAATAATTATCTACAATATTCTTTGGCTAAATCTAACTATCCTTGGTATGGAGTCGACTATAGCGGCGGCCAAGCGACCGGAAGATTCACCAATGGAAGGACTATTGGTGATATCATAT CTTCAAAGCTTGGAATTCCATCACCACCAGCTTATTTGTCTGTGGCTCAAAATGTTGATGATCTACTCAAAGGTGTAAATTATGCTTCTGGTGGAGCAGGAATTCTCAATGACACAGGACTTTACTTT ATTCAgaaattgtcttttgatgatcaAATAAACAGTTTCAAGAAAACCAAAGATGCAATCATAACAAAACTAGGTGAAGCTTCTGCTAACAAACATTTCAATGAAGCCATGTACTTCGTTGGAATCG GTAGCAATGATTATGTAAACAATTTCTTGCAGCCCTTCATGGCAGATGGCCAACAATATACTCATGATGAGTTCATTGAGCTCTTAATCTCAACCTTAGATCAACAATTTAAG AGACTCTATCAACTAGGAGCACAAAAAATGGTCTTCCATGGACTCGGTCCACTCGGTTGTATTCCATCGCAAAGAGTTAAATCCAAAAGAGGCCAATGTCTAAAGCAAGTTAATGAATGGATCCAACAATTCAACTCAAAAGTACAAAACCTAATCAATAAACTAAACCAtgatcttccatatgcaaaactAGTCTTCGCGGATACCTATCCTTTAGTCCTTGACTTGATCGATAATCCATCTACTTACG GTTTTAAAGTTTCAAATACATCTTGTTGCAATGTGGACACAAGCATTGGAGGTTTATGCTTGCCAAACTCAAAGTTATGCAAAAACCGAAATGAATATGTATTTTGGGATGCTTTTCATCCTTCAGATGCAGCAAATGTCATTCTAGCAGAAAAATTCTTCTCTAGTATTTTCGCACCGGCTCCTTCTGCAGCACCTAGCCCTTCACCTTCACCCTAA